The following proteins are encoded in a genomic region of Arachis stenosperma cultivar V10309 chromosome 4, arast.V10309.gnm1.PFL2, whole genome shotgun sequence:
- the LOC130974579 gene encoding probable galacturonosyltransferase 4 yields the protein MILMDDKDSRTVSLDEAWRASPLATLGDNKQGNEGNTLEKADDGGGENVNGEDAIDVDDSDAKLTKSDRASDRESQVKAKIYLSLPVVKSNSHLTRELRLRVKEVSRTLGDASKDSGLPRNANERMKAMEQTLLKGKQAQDDCAAVVKKLRAMIHSTVEQLHAHKKQTLFLTQLTAKTLPKGPHCLPLRLTTEYYSLNSSQQQFPSQEKLEDPRLYHYAIFSDNILAAAVVVNSTAVNAKDTSKHVFHIVTGRLNYVAMRMWFLANPPGNATIQVQNIEDFTWLNASYSPVLRQLGSPSMIDYYFKTHPATSDSNLMFRNPKYLSILNHLRFYLPEIFPKLNKVLFLDDDIVVKKDLTGLWSVDLKGNVNGAVETCGESFHRFDRYLNFSHPLIAKNFDPRIFDLVEWKRQNITEVYHNWQNLNHDRQLWKLGTLPPGLITFWKQTFPLNRSWHVLGLGYNPNVNQRDIDRAAVIHYNGNLKPWLEISIPKFRSHWTKYVDYACVFARMQHQPIEMCLLGTLNH from the exons ATGATTCTCATGGATGATAAG gATTCTAGGACCGTCTCCCTAGACGAGGCGTggcgggcttccccgcttgCCACCCTAGGTGACAACAAGCAAGGGAATGAAGGGAACACCTTGGAGAAAGCTGATGACGGTGGTGGCGAAAATGTAAATGGCGAAGATGCTATTGATGTTGATGACAGTGATGCAAAGCTCACTAAATCAGATCGTGCTTCTGATCGCGAGTCTCAAGTTAAG GCTAAAATCTATCTTTCCTTGCCAGTAGTAAAAAGCAACTCCCATCTTACACGGGAACTACGACTACGGGTAAAGGAAGTTTCACGAACACTTGGAGATGCAAGCAAGGATTCTGGCTTACCTAGGAA TGCAAATGAGAGAATGAAGGCGATGGAACAAACTTTGTTGAAAGGGAAGCAAGCTCAAGATGATTGTGCTGCTGTTGTGAAGAAGCTTCGGGCTATGATCCACTCAACAGTGGAGCAGCTCCATGCACACAAGAAGCAGACTTTGTTCTTAACACAATTAACAGCAAAAACATTGCCAAAAGGTCCTCATTGTCTTCCACTGCGCCTTACAACTGAGTATTATAGCTTGAATTCTTCTCAGCAACAGTTCCCCAGTCAAGAGAAGTTAGAAGACCCTCGACTATACCATTATGCAATATTCTCAGACAACATATTGGCTGCGGCTGttgttgtgaattcaactgctGTTAATGCTAAG GACACCTCAAAGCATGTTTTTCACATTGTTACTGGGAGACTCAATTATGTGGCAATGAGGATGTGGTTTTTGGCAAATCCACCCGGCAATGCAACCATTCAGGTTCAGAACATTGAAGATTTTACTTGGTTGAACGCAAGTTATAGTCCTGTTCTTAGGCAGTTGGGCTCTCCATCCATGATTGATTATTACTTCAAGACTCATCCAGCAACTTCTGATTCAAACCTGATGTTTAGAAATCCAAAATATTTATCTATCTTGAATCATCTCCGTTTCTACCTTCCTGAGATCTTTCCAAAGCTCAACAAGGTGCTGTTCTTGGATGATGATATAGTTGTGAAGAAGGATCTGACTGGTCTTTGGTCAGTTGATCTGAAAGGCAATGTAAATGGTGCTGTAGAAACTTGTGGAGAAAGTTTTCATCGATTTGATCGTTATCTTAACTTCTCCCATCCTCTTATCGCAAAGAATTTTGACCCACGTATATTTGATTTAGTCGAATGGAAGAGGCAAAACATCACAGAGGTGTACCACAACTGGCAGAATCTG AATCATGATAGACAGTTGTGGAAGTTAGGAACACTGCCACCGGGTCTCATAACATTCTGGAAACAAACTTTCCCACTGAACCGATCTTGGCATGTCCTGGGTCTCGGCTACAACCCCAATGTCAACCAAAGAGATATTGATCGCGCTGCCGTTATCCACTACAATGGCAACTTGAAGCCATGGCTTGAGATAAGTATTCCCAAGTTCCGAAGTCATTGGACAAAGTATGTCGATTATGCATGTGTATTTGCGAGAATGCAACATCAACCCATAGAGATGTGTCTTCTTGGTACATTAAACCACTGA